A stretch of Alkalicella caledoniensis DNA encodes these proteins:
- a CDS encoding coenzyme F420-0:L-glutamate ligase: MERVVGTVTRGLRTPIINKGDDIEEIVVNTVLKASEVEGFTINDKDIVAITESVVARAQGNYAPIESIAKDVSNKFGNDTVGVIFPILSRNRFAINLRGIAKGAKKIVLMLSYPSDEVGNHLVDLDTLDEKGINPWTDVLTEKEYRDLFGYKKHTFTGIDYIDYYKSLVQEYGIDCEIIFSNDPKTILNYTKSVLACDIHSRFRTKRILLKNGVQKVYSLDNILSESIDGSGYNEDYGLLGSNKATEDGVKLFPRNSQGVVEKIQKILVEKTGKNVEVMIYGDGAFKDPVGKIWELADPVVSPGFTKGLEGTPNEVKLKYLADNNFAGLKGAELENAISEHIRNKNADLTGAMEAQGTTPRQITDLLGSLCDLTSGSGDKGTPVVYIQGYFDNYTK, translated from the coding sequence ATGGAAAGAGTTGTAGGAACTGTTACTAGAGGGCTTAGGACACCCATTATAAACAAGGGTGATGATATCGAGGAAATCGTTGTAAATACTGTGCTAAAGGCTTCCGAAGTTGAGGGCTTTACTATAAATGATAAGGATATCGTGGCTATCACGGAATCTGTAGTTGCCCGTGCTCAAGGCAACTATGCACCTATTGAAAGTATTGCTAAGGATGTTAGCAATAAGTTTGGTAATGATACAGTAGGCGTTATTTTTCCGATTTTGAGCCGTAATCGTTTTGCCATAAACCTAAGGGGTATAGCAAAGGGAGCTAAGAAAATTGTTTTAATGCTTAGCTATCCATCTGATGAGGTTGGTAACCATTTAGTTGACCTTGATACGTTAGATGAGAAAGGTATCAACCCCTGGACTGATGTTTTAACTGAAAAAGAGTATCGAGACCTATTTGGATATAAAAAGCATACCTTTACGGGTATTGATTATATTGACTACTATAAATCACTTGTTCAAGAGTATGGAATAGATTGTGAGATTATATTCTCAAATGATCCTAAGACCATATTAAACTATACTAAAAGTGTTCTTGCCTGTGATATTCACTCAAGATTTAGAACTAAAAGGATACTACTGAAAAACGGTGTACAGAAGGTGTACAGCTTAGACAACATATTATCTGAATCCATAGATGGAAGTGGGTATAATGAAGACTATGGACTTTTAGGCTCTAACAAAGCTACGGAAGATGGAGTTAAGCTTTTTCCCCGTAACAGCCAAGGAGTTGTTGAAAAGATCCAGAAGATTTTAGTTGAAAAGACTGGTAAGAACGTTGAAGTTATGATTTATGGTGATGGTGCATTTAAAGACCCAGTGGGTAAAATTTGGGAGCTTGCAGATCCCGTAGTGTCTCCTGGATTTACTAAGGGACTTGAAGGAACACCAAATGAAGTAAAACTAAAATATCTTGCAGATAACAACTTTGCTGGGTTGAAGGGTGCAGAACTTGAAAATGCTATTTCAGAGCATATAAGAAACAAAAATGCTGATTTAACAGGTGCCATGGAAGCACAAGGGACTACTCCTAGGCAAATAACAGATCTTTTAGGTTCCCTTTGTGACTTAACTTCAGGTAGTGGTGATAAAGGAACTCCTGTTGTATATATCCAAGGGTATTTTGATAATTATACAAAGTAA
- a CDS encoding ABC-2 transporter permease, with the protein MKGLILKDLMNLRKQGKVYMVAIVFYSLMAFATGDASMLGTMLFLFCTMVPVTAMAFDERAQWDKYGLSMPISRREIVISKYLLGIMCSSLGLVLIFLLNKFLPSDAGGNVKGILALFGLSIVVLSMILPIQFKFGVEKGRILVMLVFFLPAAIFIFFTKLDISHEINIAEVIEFVGKALPLIASLALASSMGLSMRIYRKKEL; encoded by the coding sequence ATGAAGGGGCTTATTTTAAAGGACTTAATGAACTTAAGAAAACAAGGGAAAGTTTATATGGTTGCCATAGTATTTTACTCCCTAATGGCCTTTGCCACTGGCGACGCCTCTATGTTAGGGACAATGTTATTTTTGTTTTGTACCATGGTTCCAGTAACAGCCATGGCTTTTGATGAACGGGCACAGTGGGATAAATATGGACTATCCATGCCAATAAGTAGACGGGAAATAGTTATAAGTAAATACTTACTAGGAATAATGTGCTCTTCTTTAGGGCTTGTACTGATATTTTTATTAAACAAATTTTTGCCAAGTGACGCAGGGGGAAATGTTAAAGGTATTTTAGCATTATTTGGGTTGAGTATTGTTGTCTTATCTATGATACTACCTATACAATTTAAGTTTGGTGTAGAAAAAGGTAGAATACTCGTGATGTTGGTGTTTTTTCTCCCAGCAGCTATTTTTATCTTTTTTACTAAGCTAGATATTAGTCATGAGATAAATATTGCTGAAGTGATAGAGTTTGTAGGTAAAGCTTTGCCACTAATAGCTTCACTTGCATTAGCTAGCTCCATGGGATTGTCCATGAGAATCTACAGAAAAAAAGAACTATAG
- a CDS encoding hemolysin family protein gives MFNLNPNFVLRIAILSVLLFFSGFFSASETALMSLSKIKIRYMIEEKVKGAELVGRLLDNPSNLLGAILVGNNVVNIGASALATSLAIDIYGNRGVGIATGIMTLLVLIFGEITPKSLAAANSEKMSIKVSPAVLLITKFLSPIVVILTVTTGFVIRLFGGKIDTQQPLITEEELKTMVDVGHEEGVLAIEERKMIHNVFRFGDSLVREIMIPRMDIEAVDVSSDFKDILEVFRKELYTRIPVYENTIDNIIGFLHIKDVFFQDKKVEQFDIKSNLRKTFYTFENKRIVELFEEMRKDRFQLAVVVDEYGGTSGIITIQDLVDEIFGDFGDEYGGVYNDIENVGEGNYVIDGLTRLNQVNEVLGTNLSSEHFETIGGYITGVFGHFPQEGEAVVINDLKFIVLEVTSTRIKRVKLKIEGG, from the coding sequence GTGTTTAATTTGAATCCGAATTTTGTTTTGCGGATAGCTATACTGTCTGTTCTACTATTTTTTTCTGGTTTTTTTTCGGCGTCAGAAACAGCTTTGATGTCCTTAAGTAAAATAAAAATACGTTATATGATAGAAGAAAAAGTAAAGGGTGCTGAGCTAGTAGGAAGACTTCTTGATAATCCTTCCAATCTTTTAGGTGCAATTTTAGTAGGTAATAATGTGGTCAACATAGGTGCATCTGCCCTTGCCACATCCTTGGCAATAGATATATATGGTAATAGAGGTGTTGGTATAGCCACAGGTATAATGACATTGCTTGTGTTAATCTTTGGAGAAATTACTCCTAAATCCTTAGCTGCTGCTAACTCAGAAAAAATGTCTATAAAAGTCTCCCCAGCTGTGTTATTGATCACTAAATTTTTAAGCCCTATAGTTGTTATCCTTACTGTTACCACAGGATTTGTAATTAGACTTTTTGGTGGCAAGATTGATACCCAGCAACCACTGATTACAGAGGAAGAATTAAAGACCATGGTTGATGTAGGGCATGAAGAAGGGGTACTAGCCATAGAGGAAAGGAAAATGATTCACAATGTTTTTCGATTTGGAGATTCATTGGTGAGGGAAATTATGATTCCTAGAATGGACATAGAAGCAGTTGATGTTTCTTCTGACTTTAAAGATATATTAGAGGTATTTAGAAAGGAGCTTTATACTCGAATTCCCGTATATGAAAATACCATAGATAACATAATTGGATTTTTGCATATAAAGGATGTCTTTTTCCAAGATAAAAAAGTAGAACAATTTGATATTAAATCGAACCTGCGCAAGACTTTTTATACCTTTGAGAACAAGAGAATAGTTGAGCTATTCGAAGAGATGCGCAAAGATAGATTTCAGTTGGCCGTTGTAGTAGATGAGTATGGTGGTACTTCTGGTATAATAACAATTCAAGACCTAGTGGACGAAATTTTTGGTGATTTTGGTGATGAATATGGTGGAGTTTACAATGATATAGAAAATGTTGGCGAAGGAAATTATGTTATTGATGGCCTAACCCGCTTAAATCAGGTTAACGAAGTATTAGGAACGAATCTTAGCTCAGAACACTTTGAAACTATTGGTGGTTACATAACGGGAGTTTTTGGGCATTTTCCTCAAGAAGGAGAAGCTGTTGTTATAAATGATTTAAAGTTTATTGTGTTAGAGGTTACCAGCACTAGAATAAAGAGGGTTAAGCTTAAAATAGAAGGTGGTTAG
- a CDS encoding MutS-related protein — MPDSRIFILVSIVVGVFIVNIWNHRKKLRKLREEITRGWGKQKKVKYSEDELESISSYFRNTKESKGFYIDDITWNDLNMNEVFSRINNTQSSVGEEFLYNKLREPLFEEDQLRNMDGIIKYFEEKAKEREDVAFNLAKLGKDRGACASDFFNQKWTHANKSIYYRVLGLIPLISIGLSFVNPLAILVFFASIAANTLIHVLRFKETEFQMRRLNYIVSMIQCANGILKLDLGLKNYFNPAREALSNLKSIKKSGFSFPQGMIEMDIFMEYTKMFFLTDVIKLEKINNTIGKNQQSLKILYEFLGYIDSLISVASYRKSLNCYTKPVLNHKQSKQLAFKEIYHPLITNPVSNSCDIHKSILVTGSNASGKSTFLKTIAINSILAQTIYTCLAREYESSYFKTYTSMALKDDLMGNESYYIVEIKSLKRIIESIDNSISSLCFIDEILRGTNTVERISASSEVLDSIAKSNCLCVSATHDVELTRILRNVFENYHFQEEIIEDEIIFDYKLYPGRAETRNAIKLLSIMGYSSEIVSKAENRAKSFLDRGVWNEIS; from the coding sequence ATGCCAGATAGTAGAATATTTATTTTAGTTTCCATTGTTGTAGGAGTGTTCATAGTTAACATATGGAACCACAGGAAAAAATTAAGAAAGCTAAGAGAAGAGATAACAAGAGGATGGGGTAAACAAAAAAAAGTAAAGTATAGTGAAGATGAATTAGAGTCCATCTCTAGCTACTTTAGAAATACTAAAGAAAGTAAGGGTTTTTATATCGATGATATAACATGGAATGATTTAAACATGAATGAGGTCTTTAGCAGAATTAACAACACTCAATCTTCTGTGGGGGAAGAATTTTTGTATAACAAATTGCGGGAGCCTTTGTTTGAAGAGGATCAATTAAGGAATATGGATGGCATTATAAAGTACTTTGAAGAAAAGGCAAAGGAAAGGGAAGATGTTGCTTTTAATCTTGCCAAATTAGGCAAGGATAGGGGTGCATGTGCCTCGGACTTTTTTAACCAAAAATGGACACACGCTAATAAGTCGATATATTATAGGGTTTTGGGTTTAATACCTTTGATATCTATTGGTTTATCTTTTGTTAACCCACTGGCGATTTTAGTTTTTTTTGCTTCTATTGCAGCGAACACTTTAATCCATGTACTAAGGTTTAAAGAAACGGAGTTTCAGATGCGTAGGCTAAACTATATAGTTTCTATGATACAATGTGCAAATGGTATACTAAAGTTGGATTTAGGGTTGAAAAATTACTTCAATCCAGCTAGGGAGGCACTAAGTAATTTAAAGAGTATTAAGAAATCAGGTTTCTCTTTTCCTCAAGGGATGATTGAGATGGATATATTTATGGAATACACAAAAATGTTCTTCTTAACAGATGTTATAAAGCTTGAAAAAATCAACAATACAATAGGAAAAAATCAACAATCTTTAAAGATTCTTTACGAGTTTCTAGGTTACATAGACAGTTTGATTTCTGTAGCTTCATATCGTAAAAGCCTAAACTGTTATACTAAACCAGTGTTAAACCATAAACAAAGTAAACAATTGGCATTTAAAGAAATATATCATCCACTTATAACTAACCCTGTTTCAAATTCATGTGATATACACAAATCTATTTTAGTTACAGGGTCCAATGCTTCAGGAAAATCTACTTTCTTAAAAACCATAGCTATAAATTCAATACTGGCTCAAACCATTTATACTTGCCTGGCTAGGGAGTATGAGTCCTCGTATTTTAAAACTTATACTTCCATGGCACTAAAGGATGATCTAATGGGTAATGAAAGTTACTATATTGTGGAGATTAAATCATTGAAGAGGATAATTGAAAGCATAGATAATAGTATTAGTTCCCTATGCTTTATAGATGAGATATTGCGGGGAACTAATACTGTGGAGAGAATCTCAGCATCTAGTGAGGTCCTAGACTCTATAGCAAAAAGTAACTGTTTATGTGTAAGTGCTACACATGATGTGGAGCTAACTAGAATCTTAAGGAATGTGTTCGAAAATTATCATTTCCAAGAGGAAATAATCGAGGATGAAATAATTTTTGATTACAAATTATACCCAGGTAGGGCAGAAACAAGAAATGCCATTAAACTCTTAAGCATAATGGGATACAGCAGTGAAATTGTATCAAAAGCTGAAAATAGGGCTAAGAGTTTCTTAGATAGAGGAGTATGGAACGAAATAAGTTAA
- a CDS encoding ABC transporter ATP-binding protein, with amino-acid sequence MNGLEIRNLSKTYDGFSLENLNITLPSGCIMGFIGENGAGKSTTIKLILDLISRDTGEIKVLGKDLRNAGKDIKEHIGVVLDESCFPENLSQQEINKIMKNIYRTWDERKFNKYMQQFSLPLKKPIKDYSRGMKMKLSIAVALAHDSKILLLDEATSGLDPIVRDEILDVFLEFIQDERNSIFISSHIISDLEKICDYITFIHKGKLVFSEPKDDLMDSYGVLKCSEEEFKAIDTTAVKGYRKHKFGVEALVYRNKVKDSLLIEKASIEDIMLFHLKEGK; translated from the coding sequence ATGAATGGTTTGGAAATTAGAAATCTAAGTAAAACATATGATGGATTTAGTTTAGAAAACTTAAATATTACTCTGCCATCTGGTTGCATCATGGGTTTTATAGGAGAAAATGGTGCAGGAAAAAGTACTACAATAAAGCTTATTTTAGATTTAATCAGCCGAGATACTGGAGAAATAAAAGTGTTAGGTAAAGATTTACGCAATGCAGGTAAAGACATTAAAGAACATATTGGAGTTGTGCTAGATGAAAGTTGTTTTCCAGAAAACCTTTCCCAACAAGAAATAAATAAGATTATGAAAAATATCTATAGGACTTGGGATGAAAGGAAATTTAATAAATATATGCAACAATTTTCCCTCCCACTGAAAAAACCTATTAAGGATTATTCAAGGGGAATGAAAATGAAGTTATCTATAGCTGTGGCACTGGCCCATGACTCTAAGATTCTTCTTCTAGACGAAGCTACCAGTGGCCTTGATCCAATAGTTAGGGATGAAATCCTTGATGTATTTTTAGAGTTTATCCAAGATGAAAGAAACTCCATTTTTATATCTTCACATATAATTAGTGATCTAGAAAAAATCTGTGATTATATTACATTTATCCATAAGGGAAAATTAGTTTTTTCTGAGCCAAAGGATGATTTGATGGACAGTTACGGAGTACTGAAATGCTCAGAAGAGGAATTTAAAGCTATAGATACCACTGCCGTTAAGGGGTACCGCAAACATAAATTTGGAGTAGAGGCTCTGGTTTATAGAAATAAGGTAAAGGATAGTTTACTTATAGAAAAGGCTAGTATTGAGGATATTATGTTATTTCATCTTAAGGAGGGGAAATAA
- a CDS encoding GntR family transcriptional regulator, whose product MNIIISNSSGQPIYEQISSQIKNMIISGQLKDGDALPSMRLLAKELRISVITTKRAYEELERDGFIVSFTGKGSFVASKNIDFIKEEQLRNIENHMQNIVESANVCGLSLEELLQMLVLIYKGE is encoded by the coding sequence GTGAATATTATAATTAGCAATTCCAGTGGTCAGCCCATCTATGAGCAGATTAGTTCGCAGATTAAAAATATGATAATCTCAGGACAATTAAAGGATGGGGACGCCCTACCCTCCATGCGTCTACTTGCAAAGGAGCTACGCATAAGTGTTATCACTACAAAACGAGCCTATGAGGAGCTGGAAAGAGACGGGTTTATTGTCTCTTTTACCGGTAAAGGAAGTTTTGTCGCAAGTAAGAATATTGATTTTATCAAAGAAGAGCAGCTGCGCAACATTGAAAATCATATGCAAAATATCGTGGAATCAGCTAATGTTTGTGGTTTAAGTCTTGAAGAATTACTACAAATGTTAGTACTTATTTACAAGGGGGAATAA
- a CDS encoding glycosyltransferase family 4 protein: protein MKICFDAFSLSHLPNTGLYSYSYELINSLLTIYPQPKYSLITNNGGSEIPFNKGKGLAIDLLDIDRKKNDYSLIGNYLSNNKIRLYHSLNNGFSIPDEKECKYVVTIHDMLPMSDKTLVDDKYFNKHINLVPKALEKADKVIAVSNFVMEELVKYYDVPQDKIEVVYPIVSKGFKDIWEVHSKNFMRKHYDITDDYVLYAGGLHERKQLPLLLSTFKEVIKREANLKLLIVGSTKGKREHHYINLLNDAKKLGIAEKVHFLGPIPYKHMPYIYNAANCFLNLSTYEGYPLAAVEAKECGTSIVCLENSSFKEVLDNYPTYIKTIEPKVIADKVLESIYRSSEIFMANSSKHSTVEEKKPVNQMINIYESLMYIW, encoded by the coding sequence GTGAAGATATGTTTCGATGCCTTTAGTTTAAGTCATTTACCTAACACAGGACTATATTCTTATTCCTATGAGTTGATAAATAGCTTGCTAACCATATACCCTCAGCCTAAGTATAGTTTGATTACTAATAATGGAGGCAGTGAGATCCCCTTTAATAAAGGTAAGGGACTGGCCATAGATTTACTTGATATTGACAGGAAAAAAAATGATTATAGCTTGATAGGTAATTATTTGTCAAATAACAAGATCAGACTATATCATTCCTTAAACAATGGTTTTTCCATACCAGATGAAAAAGAATGTAAATATGTAGTTACAATACATGACATGCTGCCTATGAGTGACAAGACTTTAGTTGATGATAAATATTTTAATAAACATATAAATTTGGTTCCTAAAGCCCTTGAAAAAGCTGATAAGGTTATTGCCGTTTCCAACTTTGTTATGGAGGAGTTAGTCAAATACTATGACGTGCCCCAAGATAAAATAGAAGTTGTTTATCCAATAGTTTCTAAGGGGTTTAAGGATATATGGGAAGTTCACTCCAAGAACTTTATGAGGAAACATTATGATATCACTGATGACTACGTACTATATGCAGGAGGTTTGCATGAAAGAAAGCAATTACCCCTACTGTTATCTACCTTCAAAGAAGTGATAAAAAGAGAAGCTAATCTTAAACTGTTAATTGTGGGAAGTACAAAAGGGAAGCGAGAGCACCACTATATAAACCTTTTAAATGATGCTAAAAAACTCGGAATTGCTGAAAAAGTGCATTTTTTAGGACCTATACCTTACAAGCATATGCCTTATATATATAACGCAGCTAATTGCTTTTTAAACTTGTCCACATATGAAGGATACCCATTAGCTGCTGTGGAAGCTAAAGAGTGTGGAACATCTATAGTGTGCCTTGAAAATAGTTCCTTCAAAGAGGTCCTTGACAACTATCCTACTTATATAAAGACCATTGAACCCAAGGTCATAGCTGATAAGGTTTTAGAGTCTATTTATCGCAGTAGCGAAATTTTTATGGCAAATAGTTCAAAACACAGTACTGTAGAAGAAAAGAAGCCAGTTAATCAGATGATAAATATTTATGAAAGTCTGATGTATATATGGTGA
- a CDS encoding CPBP family intramembrane glutamic endopeptidase has product MKIFFKTTWNILKVLLIHSLIGLPYIFVVTIIYAMMWEARGYVENLNSNIDAMMTTQLPMSMIFAGIVSFFIYKRMMKKRKRNIFEVSRFKKLSWDKAIVSFVAGMAFIFLSSIMLSLLSTLLPSALEIHEENMLGLEQGGVLLLFLSVGIVAPFIEEIMFRGIIFDELETKVSLRTTIILQGLLFGLYHMNIAQGVYTSVMGIFLGLSLIWTGSIWAPILIHLGNNLFSLFLGVVPFESFADKYPTLVTVMILVAVFGILPFTFIYLYKRRINFIPRIPSDGNPGVNLEV; this is encoded by the coding sequence ATGAAAATCTTTTTTAAAACAACTTGGAATATACTTAAGGTATTACTGATTCATTCCTTGATAGGACTTCCGTATATTTTTGTAGTAACTATTATTTACGCGATGATGTGGGAGGCTCGAGGGTACGTAGAGAATTTAAACTCAAACATTGACGCTATGATGACAACACAGCTTCCTATGTCCATGATTTTTGCAGGTATTGTTTCATTTTTTATTTACAAAAGGATGATGAAAAAGAGAAAAAGAAATATTTTTGAGGTGTCTAGGTTTAAGAAACTATCTTGGGATAAAGCAATAGTTTCATTTGTGGCAGGGATGGCATTTATTTTTTTAAGCTCTATTATGCTAAGTTTATTGAGCACCCTGTTACCTAGTGCTTTAGAAATACATGAGGAAAACATGTTAGGTCTTGAACAAGGAGGAGTCCTACTACTTTTCCTAAGCGTTGGTATCGTGGCACCCTTTATAGAAGAGATAATGTTCCGTGGAATTATATTTGATGAGTTAGAAACAAAAGTTTCGTTGAGAACTACTATAATACTCCAAGGGCTGTTATTTGGCTTATACCATATGAATATAGCCCAAGGTGTTTATACTTCAGTTATGGGGATATTTCTAGGTTTATCATTAATCTGGACTGGTTCAATATGGGCACCCATACTGATTCATCTAGGTAATAACCTATTTAGTCTTTTTTTAGGAGTAGTTCCATTTGAAAGCTTTGCTGATAAATATCCTACCCTTGTAACAGTTATGATACTAGTGGCTGTATTTGGGATACTACCTTTTACATTCATATATCTTTATAAACGTAGGATTAACTTCATTCCCAGAATCCCTTCTGATGGCAATCCAGGGGTGAATCTGGAGGTATAG
- a CDS encoding nitroreductase family protein, with translation MDIIEDARDAFNGFRKSYGMFSNVRTIITLAGKTNDPHLKEKAGHYGELLVLEATELNLGTCWVGGTFEKKNPIFKVADDETLVCVLTIGNVNEENTFKESIIYKLTLRKIKPLKDLYVSDAETPNWFIKGMEAVQKAPSAINRLPVKFEYKNGVVSASTPDTMVYDLIDLGIAKVHFSLTVGGHFELGNKGKFIKE, from the coding sequence ATGGATATAATAGAGGATGCAAGGGATGCTTTTAATGGCTTTAGGAAAAGCTATGGCATGTTTTCCAATGTAAGAACGATAATTACACTGGCAGGTAAGACCAATGATCCACATCTTAAAGAGAAAGCGGGTCACTACGGAGAATTACTTGTACTTGAAGCCACTGAATTAAATCTTGGTACATGTTGGGTAGGTGGAACCTTTGAGAAAAAGAACCCTATCTTTAAGGTGGCAGATGATGAAACTTTAGTGTGTGTTCTTACAATAGGCAATGTAAATGAAGAAAATACCTTTAAAGAAAGTATTATCTATAAGCTAACCCTTAGAAAAATTAAGCCTCTAAAAGACCTTTATGTATCCGATGCTGAAACACCTAACTGGTTTATTAAGGGTATGGAGGCTGTTCAAAAAGCTCCATCAGCAATTAACAGGCTACCGGTAAAATTTGAATACAAAAACGGTGTGGTTAGTGCTTCTACACCAGATACCATGGTATACGATCTTATAGATTTAGGTATAGCCAAAGTACATTTTTCCCTTACTGTTGGGGGACATTTTGAGTTAGGGAATAAAGGAAAGTTCATAAAAGAATAA